A window of Punica granatum isolate Tunisia-2019 chromosome 8, ASM765513v2, whole genome shotgun sequence genomic DNA:
GAGGTGTTCTCTGTGTCTCTTATGATCACAGCAATGAAGTTCCAAATCGAGGACGTGACGGTGTACTTCCCCTACGATAACATCTATCCGGAGCAGTACTCGTACATGGTGGAGCTCAAGCGTGCACTGGATGCCAAGGGCCACTGCCTCCTCGAGATGCCCACTGGCACCGGCAAGACCATCGCCCTCCTCTCCCTCATCACCAGCTACGCCCTCTCCAAGCCCCAGTCCCCGCTCAAGCTCCTCTACTGCACCCGCACTGTCCACGAGATGGAGAAGACCCTCGCCGAGCTCAAGAAGCTCCACGATTACCAGGTCCAGCATCTCGGCCCTGCTGCCAGGATCCTCGCCGTCGGCTTGTCGTCGAGGAAGAATCTGTGTGTGAATCCACGGGTGGTGTCTGCGGAGAACAGAGATTCGGTGGACGCTGGGTGCAGGAAGCTCACTGCGAGCTGGGTCCGGGCTTTGGCAGAAAAAAATCCTAATGTCCCGACTTGCGAGTTCTTTGAGGAGTACGAGAGGGCAGGATCGGGGGCTGTGTTGCCTCCCGGTGTATATACGCTGCAGGCATGTATCTGGTGCAAAAGCTTtgaacttttttgttttcaagCAGAAGCCGCTATGTGGCATTCATTGTTGCTCATTCACACCCGTGTGAGATTGTCCATCAAATAACCAGGCAAAATGTTTCTGTAGGAACTGACTTTTGGTCGGTCATGCTCAACTTTTATTATTACATATGGAGTTACTACATGACTTCATGTCCTTTTGATTTGGGTTATTGTCACTACCAAGTAATTTTGTCATCACCTCTTGAATTGGTCTTGACTTTGACTATCTGATTACATGATTTAGCATGACGCATATCTTTTTGATGGGACCTGAATATGTCTCTTTCTCGATTTGTAGGATTTGAGGGCATTTGGAAAATTGAAAGGGTGGTGCCCGTACTTTTTGGCCCGGCATATGGTGCAGTTTGCTAATGTGGTAGTGTACAGCTACCAGTATTTGCTCGACCCTAAAGTGGCTGGGATCATTTCAAAGGAAATGCAGAGAGAGTCTGTTGTGGTTTTTGATGAGGCGCATAATATCGATAATGTATGCATAGAAGCTCTTAGTGTCTCCGTGAGAAGACAAACCCTTGAAGGGGCAACAAGAAATCTTTCAAAAATGGAGCAGGAGATACAAAGGTATGTTTACTGTTTCCGGAGGtgatatgtttatatattaattcttACAACCATAATGTTCTTAGCTATGCACTGCCTGCTTTTACTTATGTTTTATATGCATCATTCTTTTCTATTGCTCTTGCTTTTTTTCATCTTTCGTGAAGCAAGATAGGAAACTAACTTATATGTTAAATGGCAAAGCTCCTACGAAAGTTGAAAATTTGATGTGGGTTTATTATGTTCTTGCATCATTCTCTTCTATTGCCCTTGCTTTTTTTCATGTTTCGTGAAGCAAGATAGGAAACTAACTTATATTTTAAATGACGAAGCTCCTCCAAAAGTTTAAATTGTGATTTGGGTTTATTATGTTCTTGCACCTTTCAAAATACGCTATCTTAGAATGAGCTGTTTAATATGGTAGAAAGGTTCAAGGCCACAGATGAGAGTAGGTTGAGAGCAGAGTACAATCGGCTTGTTGAGGGATTGGCACAGAGAGGAGACTTGCAAGGTACGTGTGTGTGCCGTTGTTGTAGAAAGGCGAACTTATTCTGTCAACACATTGTACTGAAGTATCCTTGTTgcgtttttcatttttgtacaGTAGGTGATACCTGGCTTGCAAATCCTGCATTACCTGATGATATCCTGAAGGAGGCTGTTCCAGGAAATATTCGACGAGCAGATTTTTTTGTACGTGTGTTACGTAGATTAGTCCAATACCTAAAAGGGACGGTTGGAAACAGACAGTGTTGAGAAAGAAGGCCCTGTTACTTTTGTTGCTTCCATAAACAATCATGCTGGAATTGACCAGAAAACTTGAAGTTCTGCTATGATCGGCTGCACTCTCTCTTGCTCACACTAGAGATAACTGACACTGATGAGTTCTTGCCCATACAAACTATCTGTGATTTTGCAACACTTGTGGGCACATATGCTCGTggcttttcaattattatcGAGCCTTTCGATGACAGAATGCCAGATGTACGAGACCCTGTACTGCAGCTCAGTTGCCACGATGCTTCTCTTGCGATAAAGCCCGTCTTTGACCGCTTCCAGACAGTTGTTATAACATCTGGAACTCTGAGTCCGATTGATCTCTACCCCGTCTTCTGAATTTTAATCCTGTAGTTAGTCGGAGTTTTACAATGTCCCTGACAAGAGATTGCATATGCCCGATGGTCCTTACCCGTGGAAGGTAAAGTATATACTTGAACGCTATTTCATCAACAATccattttatgaatttttattttctgttgCAATCCTCAATCTTATTATGCAATATTTAGCTTTATGAAGCCTGTAAGATTGatgaatttctttcttttatttcagtGATCAGCTGCCAGTTAGTACCAAATTTGACATGCGAAGTGATCTTGGAGTAGTTAGGAATTATGGGAGGCTCTTGCTGGAAATGGTTTCGGTTGTTCCTGATGGGATTGTGTGCTTCTTGTTAGTTATTCTTATATGGACGAAATAGTGAATAGTTGGAATGAGACTGGGATTTTGAAGGTAATTACATTGTCCGGTCCCTTCTTACCAAGTATTGCCTTCTGTATCTCAGCCAAATACGGGGAAATTTCGCTTTCCTAGATTGCTTGGTCTTGTTATAACATCATTAATGATGTGATGCATTCTCTTATTGTAGGAAATAATGCAGCATAAGCTTGTCTTCATTGAGACACAAGATGTGGTTGAAACCAC
This region includes:
- the LOC116189164 gene encoding LOW QUALITY PROTEIN: general transcription and DNA repair factor IIH helicase subunit XPD-like (The sequence of the model RefSeq protein was modified relative to this genomic sequence to represent the inferred CDS: inserted 4 bases in 4 codons; deleted 1 base in 1 codon), which translates into the protein MKFQIEDVTVYFPYDNIYPEQYSYMVELKRALDAKGHCLLEMPTGTGKTIALLSLITSYALSKPQSPLKLLYCTRTVHEMEKTLAELKKLHDYQVQHLGPAARILAVGLSSRKNLCVNPRVVSAENRDSVDAGCRKLTASWVRALAEKNPNVPTCEFFEEYERAGSGAVLPPGVYTLQDLRAFGKLKGWCPYFLARHMVQFANVVVYSYQYLLDPKVAGIISKEMQRESVVVFDEAHNIDNVCIEALSVSVRRQTLEGATRNLSKMEQEIQRFKATDESRLRAEYNRLVEGLAQRGDLQVGDTWLANPALPDDILKEAVPGNIRRADFFVRVLRRLVQYLKGRLETDSVEKEGPVTFVASINNHAGIDQKTXKFCYDRLHSLLLTLEITDTDEFLPIQTICDFATLVGTYARGFSIIIEPFDDRMPDVRDPVLQLSCHDASLAIKPVFDRFQTVVITSGTLSPIDLYPXLLNFNPVVSRSFTMSLTRDCICPMVLTRGSDQLPVSTKFDMRSDLGVVRNYGRLLLEMVSVVPDGIVCFXVSYSYMDEIVNSWNETGILKEIMQHKLVFIETQDVVETTLALDNYRKACDCGRGAVFFSVARGKVAEGIDFDRHYGRLVIMFGVPFQYTLSKILLARLEYLRDTFQIKEGDFLTFDALRQAAQCVGRVIRSKADYGMMIFADKRYSRHDKRSKLPGWILSHLRDAHLNLSTDMAVYIAREFLRRMAQPYDKAGXCGKKTLLSQEDLQKMVEGHMNEMLY